The window GGTGTTAGGTGTGTACCATTCTATGAGGATTTATTTCGGGATTCAAGCATATAAATATAACTCATGCTAATGTTAATAGAACAAGTGTAACTAATGTAATAGAGAGTAATATAAGTAGGGTTATAATTGACCGAGTTTTGACCTGCGAAAATGAATGAGCTCGAGCTCAAAATCCTATTCGAGCTCGGTTAATTAAGAAAAGTATGATCGTTAGCTTGTTTATTGTTAATTTCGTTCATAAACTTTGTTCACTAACAACTCATTAATTGTGTGAATAaagaagagcttgcaaatagcTCGCTAATTTTGTTTGAATAAGAATTGAAGTTGAAAATAGAGTTTCAATCTCGattgaaatttctttaacacaaaactacgtAATTCGTAGTTTTACATTTCCCCCTTCATAGAAATACTATTAAAAGGGTGGCCcagtgcactacgcgtccccgcttaagcgagggtccggggaggggtaccaccaagccttcccctgccaaaaCAACGTTTACctttgcgccaaggctcgccctcagtTATAGAAAtatgatatttaaaaaaaaaatcgaactgATCTTGCTCACGAGCATgtttcatgaacattataatcgaactTGTTCATGAAACTATAACTAAGCCAGCTCGTGAGCTTTCAAGCCAAGTTTTTTCGTGCTCAAACTCAGCTTGTTTACGAATCAAACCTCAAAATCGTACTTAAGCTCGTTTGTTTATAAATCAAGCCAAAGATGAACGAccttttatcgagccaaacCTCGAGCcgctcatttacaaccctaaaTATAAAAGAGATTCTATTCCTAACCTACTAGAATATGAGATTCTATTCCTAACATATAACCTAAACTTGTAACGTTTTATTGTTTGACACCTGTACTTATATTTCGACCTACCAGACACCTAAACTTGTCAATTTGAACCTATTACACACCTGAGCTCATCAATTTTGAATCTTTAATACCGTTATTTGCTGATTTGACACCTTAtattgttaagaattgaaaAATATGTTACATGCCATGTTATTGCCAAAACAGCAAATAAGAGTGTAGTAGCTCCAAATTTTACAAATTTAGGTGTGTAATAGCTCCAAATTGGTAAGTTCAAGTATGTAATAAgtctaaatataaatataggGTGTTAAACGGCAAAAATTACGAGTGTAAGTGTATAATTATAtgtgtaaataatttattagtcccctccttcctttttacctaacacaccgTTTAGTCCCCTTATttagaaaaacacattataaaatccctatgttttgtcaatattaacacTTTGTCTttttgtcctttttttttttagatttttaactgtTATATTTGGTAAACAGACAGAagatagagaccttataatgtgtttttcaaaatagagggactaaacagtgtgctAGGTAAAAAGacggggactaataaattatttacccttatataTTATGCCTATTAGAATATGAGAATTATATCAATGAGAGATGTCAAAGTTGTTACCTAGGCATGTTATATTCAGGATATAACTCAGCAGCTTTGGCTGCAAAATCACCAAAATGAGATATGGCTTCAACACACAAGTGTCTACCAGAAGCTGATGGGTTTTCGTAAACGATTATATGCGCCATTGCTACATCTTTAAAATGAACAGATCCCATAAAGAAGTTCTCATATGTCTCTGTGCAACCTGCAATCATAATTAAATGTCATTATTAGAGCTTTCCTACATACAAAACTGAAGAATCAGACACTGTTAAAATTCCCAAAGTTAAACCATTTTGCTTATGCCATGATATATGAAAATGACCCCAAGGAAATATTAATCAGAGCACGGAGAGAGATAAATTTCTCAAAccataggcttaatacataagaGGCTATGTACTGTTCAGATTATCAGATTAACAGCTAAACTTTGAAGATATCTCattagctccttgaacttggTTACAATGACCTATTATTAGCCCTCTAAACTTTGCAAAATGACCTAATGGCCCGTGAAGTAGTTACAATTATCTTTTAGTCTCTGAATTTGCTGAAAGTGATATAAGTTTTAAGTTACCTTGTCCAACCTTGTTCTACGGTGTGGACTTAGGGGGGGTAATGAGAAGCTTTTAAGTAAGCTCAGGGGCTGATGAGACATCTTCAAAGTTTAAGAGTTCAACACATAATCTAGACAAATATAGAGGACCAATCAGATATCTAGACAAATACAGAGGCCCTGATGTATGAAACCTAAGTTGTATTATGTTTGAtgttatcatatatatatatggcagAAGGCCCTGATCATTCTAATTTCGATGGATTGAACCTCTGATTTTTTATTTCAACGTATTAAGCTTCTgaccttttatttttaaatacattATGACTAGAAAAATCAACTTCAAACATAAAACTCGATTGACAGAGCCTTAAACATTTCATAACATTCGAAAGTTGCATTTTTAACGGTTTGAAAACCGGTTTTTACACATGAGATGTGGCATAGAGAAATTATAAAAACCTTATTTTGAGCTATAACAAATGCGAATTTCGAATGTATATGGATTGAATAACATTGTTAACCGAGTTTTATATTCAAATATGACTTTTTTTTGTCATCATGGAGGGGATTAATGTGCACAAAAATATGttgaaataaaagatcaggggctcaatccACTAAAAGTGAATTAATCAAGGGCCTCAGGATACTTTTTGCCGTTATATATTACCAAACAATATCTTAATTTTGCACAAAATATTTCTTTCGAAATTCAATTATTTTAACTATGGTTCATGGTTGTAAGTAAGAACTGAAATCAACTGAAAATTTACAACGAAAACATTGGAAACGAATACAGAAACCAAAACAGAATGAAGAACTAAGATTGAAAAAATGAGGGATAAGATTATATACCTTCAAGAAGACGAACAAACATCGCCATGCTTGCATTTAGAGTAGGTGGAATAACAGGACCCATAACAGTTCCGGGATTCACCACAACCACATCCAAACCATTCTCCTCAGCAAACTCCCAAGCAGCTTTCTCAGCCAGAGTTTTAGATAATGGATACCAAATCTGTATCAAATTAACATTAAATCAGATCAAAATCTCTCATCTACGAATTTTTCAATAAATTATCAGTAATAAGCTCTCACTTCATTTTCCTTGCAGTATTCAGTATCCGCCCAGCAATCCTCTCTCTTGACCACATCCGCCGGCCATTTAGGGCTCGGCGTTATGGCGGAAATCGATGACGTGATAACCACGCGCTTAACCCCTGACTCCTTAGCCGCCTTTAGCACATTTAAGGTTCCTTGAATCGCCGGATCGAGGAGCTCTTTCTGATCAAATGTCATAACAGTTCAATATTAGAAAACCTAAATCTCAGGGGAATAGAGAAAGTGTTTTACTACCTGAGGATCGTGAACTTTGTCGACGATACAAGGAGATGCGAGGTGGAATACGCCGGCACAGCCATTGACGGAGGCGAGAATTGAACCGTAgttgagaagatcgatttggtaAAGACGAAGACGCGATTCTGCTCCTTCAAGAGCTAGTAGATGCTTAGTCTCCTTCTCGTCATCTTCAATAGAGAGAAAAGAATCAGAGAAATTGGAAGTAAAGAGAAACAAAATCCATTGaagaaagagagagatagagagagagtaCAGAGTAGTAACTGAGATTTTTGACAGTAGCATGAACAGTATAACCgcgttgaagaagaagaaggacgaGCCATGAACCAATGCAGCCGCTTCCTCCTGTAACGCAAACAATTTCTCCTTTGTTTGCCATTTCCTCGGCTTTGTTTGCTATTTCCTCGCCTTCTTGTTCTTCACTCACTCTCTCTCTGGCCGCTACTTTTCAGTTTCTGTGCCCACTTTTGGCTTTACTTCCATAGTATCAACTTCATGAACTTAAGTTATAAAAGAACATCAAGTCACCTAGTGTCACGGTCAGTTCGGAAACAGATGTCATAAACCATACCCGGAGCGTAGTGGGTTTGTAAAAGgctattaatataaaattattcagTCGGAGATGGATTTtatgtgtaaaaaaaaaattgctaaattgaatttattcaattttatatatatatatatatatatatatatatatatatatatatatatatatatatatgttataatAAGATGGGTCAAt of the Euphorbia lathyris chromosome 7, ddEupLath1.1, whole genome shotgun sequence genome contains:
- the LOC136201111 gene encoding phenylacetaldehyde reductase, giving the protein MANKGEIVCVTGGSGCIGSWLVLLLLQRGYTVHATVKNLNDEKETKHLLALEGAESRLRLYQIDLLNYGSILASVNGCAGVFHLASPCIVDKVHDPQKELLDPAIQGTLNVLKAAKESGVKRVVITSSISAITPSPKWPADVVKREDCWADTEYCKENEIWYPLSKTLAEKAAWEFAEENGLDVVVVNPGTVMGPVIPPTLNASMAMFVRLLEGCTETYENFFMGSVHFKDVAMAHIIVYENPSASGRHLCVEAISHFGDFAAKAAELYPEYNMPRLPKDTQPGLLRAKDGAKKLMDLGLEFIPMEQIIKDAVESLKSKGFIK